GGTGAGCACGGACTGCATACGCTCCGCGCCGGCGAGGCTGCCGGGACCCGGCAACGGATGTTCGCCGTGGACGAGGTCAATACGCTCAAGTTGTACGTTTTGTCCGCGTGGCAGCACCACGACGCCGCCAGCAATATGGTCGCCCAGGACGGCTTCCAACCCCTGGGCTAAGAAGCCCGCGCCTTTTCCCGCCCCCAGCACGAAGACGCGCTCCGGTACGGGAATAACCTGTTCGCGAGCGGCCTGTTCTTCCCCTCTCCCTTGAGGGGAGAGGGCCAGGGTGAGGGTGTCAGTCACGATCATCTGTGGCTCCTCTCCGCTACCCCCTCTCTCTGTCTCTCTCCCGCCAGGGGAGAGAGGACTCGCCAGCGTACGCGCATAACGAGTGCCGAACTCTATTGGTAAAAAGGGGGCTTGGGGAGAGTTTTCAACAGGAAGACGAACCGCGAGGCGGTCGTGGTCAAGCTTGACAATCCGTCTGATGAGCTGACGGGGATCGACGGCATCGACTGCCGCCGAAAACAAAGTGCGTAAATGGGAGCGGGCCTCTCGAAGGGCCATGGGAACAGACTCGGTTTTTCTCGGGCGCTGCTACCCGTGCTCGGAGGTGGAGAAAGCACGGATGAGTCGCTCCCGAGCACGGAGAGAGAAAAGGACGACCTACGAAGGCGCGGTTAAAAATTTTCGTCGTCAAGATCGACAAGACTCGCGCGCCGGTGACCGCGATCTTCATCACCACGCCGGTGCATCTTGGCTTCCTTTTCGAGTTCCCCTTGGCAAGACACGCACAAACGCGTGAACGGCAAGGCTTCGAGGCGTTCGGGCGCGATCTCTTCTTCGCACATTTCACAGATGCCGTAGCTGCCGGCTTCGATGCGCTCCAGGGCGTCTTCGATGGCCTGGAGCTTGTCGCGATCACGATCGCTGAGGATGAGACTGATTTCTCGCGTGCGCTCTTCGCTGGCAAGATCGTAGGTATCCATCCCTTCGTCGATGTTGCCTTCCTTGCCTTCTCGGAACTCTTCATCCAATTGCCGGTGGACCTGCTGCTTCTGCGCCAGGAGGGCGTCGCGTGCCTTTTTTAGAAACGCCTTTCTCATGGTTGTTCCTCGTGGGTCGGAAATAAAAAGGAACTTAACCTAGAGAGGAAGATGAGCGCTGTCAACTGGGAGAATTTTTTGCCGTACGACCGCGTCGAGTGGCGTGGCGCGGAGGTCGTAACCGGCGACGCCGGTGATCTGCACGGAGAGCATTTCCCCGATGTCCACCTGCGCGCGATCGAGCAAAACGATGCCGTCTATCTCCGGCGCTTGGCCTCGGGTGCGTCCCCACGTTCGTTGTTGTTCGTCCTGCCCGCCCACTAGGACCTGGTGCACGGTCCCGACCTGAGAAAGATGTTTCTTGCGGACGATACGCGCTTGACGCTCCATCAATTGCCGGCGGCGCTCGTGTTTCACCTCTTCTGGAATTTGGTCCGCCATGACGCCGGCGGTGGTCCCTTCTTCTTGGGAATACTGGAACACGCCCACGTGATCGATCTCTGCCTCCGAGATGAAATCGAACAACTGGCGGAAATCCTCCTCCTGTTCGCCGGGAAAGCCGACGATGAAGGAGGTGCGCAACACAATCCCCGGCACGTAGGAGCGGATACGCTCTAGCAAGCGGCGGATGCCGTCCCCACTCTTTTCCCGACGCATGGTGCGCAGCATGCGGTCACTGATGTGTTGCAGCGGTATGTCGATGTACGAGCAAATCTTCTCTTCTTCGGCGAGGTAACGGAGGAGCGGTTCGTCGAGATAGTTGGGATAGCAATAGAGCAGGCGTATCCAATCCAGGCCCTCGATCTTGCTGAGCGCGCGCAAGAGTCCGAGCAAAGTTGTGCCATCGCGACGCTCGCGACCATAGGCGGTGAGGTCTTGGGCAATGAGATTCAGCTCGCGCACGCCTTGCCTCACCAGCATGGTGGCTTCGGCGACGAGCGAGTCGATGGGGCGACTTTCTTGCAGCCCGCGAATTTTAGGAATGATGCAGAAGGCGCATTTGTGATTACAGCCTTCGGCGATCTTTAAGTAGGAGGTATAGAAAGGCGTCGTCGTCAGGCGCGGTGCCGTGTGGTCGGGGAGGACGTGCGCTGCACCGATATAGATGGTTGGACCGTCGAGCTGCGAGCGTTTTTGTCGCAAAATTTCGGTTACGCGTACGAACTCGCCGGTGCCGACGAAGACATCGACTTCCGGGAGCGACGTGCGCAGTTCTTGACCGTACCGCTGCGCGAGGCAGCCGGTGACGATCAGTTGTTTGGCCGGGGCGTGTTCCTTGTAGCGCGCTAACTCCAGAATCGTGTCGATCGATTCTTCCTTGGCTTCGTTGATGAAGCTACAGGTGTTGACCATCAAGACTTCTGCGCGTTCCGGGTCCAGCGTAATCGTGTACCCTTCTTGGGTCATGAGGCCGAGCATTACCTCGCCGTCCACTAAGTTTTTAGGACAGCCGAGATTCACCATATACACAGATTTATTCATGCGTAACTCTTCAGGTGCCTATCCGCATAACGGTAGGTAATATGTCATGTCGAGCGGAGCGAGACATCTTTCTTTAGCAGTTAGGGCGAGATTCTTCGTCGCTTCGCTCCTCAGAATGACATCCCTCCAAATCCACCGGACGAAGTACCAGCCCCTATTCCTCGTCCTTCTTTTTGCGTTGGCGCAAGAACTGTTGCAGCGCCTCTTCCATGTCTTTGCCGTTGGCGTGGCCGTTGCCGCCGCCTTCTTGACTCTTCGGCGCGGGTTCGACCGCTAAGTCTTCTTGGAGGTCGCGCGCTTCGAGCTGACGGACGTACGACGCCATTTCCGGATTTTCCGCTACGGCACGCGCGATCTTAGAGTCAAAGTCCGTGGTGGCTGCCCGCAACTCGGTGGTGTCCATCGTGAAATCCAGGAACGACTGTAAACGACCCACGAGAGCCAGAGCCGCCTTGGGATTGGGAGTCGCGGAAATGTAGTGTGGCACATTAGCCCAAAAGCTCAGTGAGGAAATTCCGGCGCGTCGGCACGAATCGTTCAAGACGCCGACGATGCCGGTCGGTCCTTCGTAGCGCGAGGGCGTGAGCTGAAACTGAGCGGCTACAGCCGGGTCGCTCGAAAATCCCGCCACGCGCACGGGGCGGGAATACGCCACGTCCGCCAGCAACGCGCCGAGGGTAATGACGAGGTTCACTCCGCATTGGCGCGAAAGGTCGATAATCGCCTCCGCATAGGTCTTCCATTTGAGATGGGGTTCGATGCCGGAGCCGATGACCAGACTGCGCTGCGCGGTCGCGGAGCGACTGTAATGAAATTCGTTGGCCGGCCAAATGACCTCGCGATAAAGACCGTCACGCAAGCGCACCTGGGGGCGCAATTCTGAGAAGTTGTAGAACTCTTCGGGATCGAGACTGGCGAAACGACGCGCTTGCAAGCGCGCCGCCAGGAACTGGGTGGCGTGGGTCGCTGCTCCGCCGGCGTCATTCCAGCCCGCGAACGCCACGATGAGCGCTGGATTCGTTAGAGTCGGGAGTTCATCTATTATCAAGGCGCTCATATTTTCCCTCCTACAGGCATGCTTCGACGTTCATCGACCGTATGGCCGAGCGCCGAAGGAGTCTAGCTGCTTCCGTTTCTATTGCCAAGGGAGAAGATTACCCGTTTTGGCCGCTGATCCAAAACCAAGACAGCGCCGCAATCCCCACCACAATCAACACGATGAGGGCTGAACGAGAGAACAATCCTCTACCACGGGTCGCGGAGCGGAGGCTAAGCGGGTCGCCCTTTTGCACGGCAGTCAAGAATTGCGGGACGGTGACGGCCGGGTCGAGCCCAAGAAATGTCGAATAGGCACGGAGGAAGGGGATCAAATACAGGGCATCGGCAAGCAAACGCGGGTCTCCTTCCCCTTCGAGGATTTGCAAGTAGCCGACTGACACGTGTGTTTCCGTTGCTGCATCCTTGAGAGCAATCCCCTTTTCCTCGCGGGTGCGTTTCAGCATGCTCGCGACATCTTCCATAACTTCTCTTCCTTTTCCACGCCTCTTCTTTATGCAGCAATGCGCTGGAGCAAATATGCCTCGATAAAGCCGTCGAGATCCCCATCCAAGACTGCGTCGGCATTCCCGACTTCCACGCCGGTGCGATGATCTTTTACCATGCGATAGGGATGAAGGACATAGGAACGAATCTGGCTTCCCCAGGCAATGTCTTTCTTGGTTTTATGTAAGTCTTCCATCCTTTCCTTTTGCTTCTCCAGTTCTAGCTCGTACAAGCGCGCCCGGAGAATTTTCATGGCCGTGGAACGGTTCTTGTGTTGCGAGCGTTCGTTTTGGCACGTCACCACGATGCCGCTAGACAGGTGGGTGAGCCGCACGGCGGAGTCGGTCTTATTCACATGCTGACCGCCGGCACCCCCGGCGCGATAGGTATCGACCCGGAGATCTTCCGGGCGGATATCGATCTCGACCGTGTCGTCCAACTCGGGATAGACAAAGATAGACGCGAAAGAGGTATGGCGCCGCGCGTTAGCGTCGAACGGCGAGATCCGCACCAGCCGATGAATGCCTGCCTCCGCTTTCAAGTAGCCATAGGCGTAAGGTCCTTCGACCGTGAAGGTGGCGCTTTTCACGCCACTGCCGTCGCCCGGCTGGTAATCCGCCAGTTCGGCCTTGTAGCCTTTCCGCTCTGCCCAGCGCAGATACATGCGCAGCAGCATTTCGGCCCAATCTTGCGCCTCCAAGCCGCCGGCACCAGGGTGCAGGCTGACAATGGCGTTGCCGGGATCGTGTTCTTCCCCGAGCATCCGCTGCATTTCCGCTTGGCGGACTTCTTGTTCGAGGAGATCGACTTGTTGCTCGAATTCATGGGCGGCCTCTTCATCGCCGCTCTCGGCCATTTCAAGAAAGACCCGGGCGTCTTCCAATCCTTTGAGATGTTTTTTCCACTGTGAGATGACGCTGGTCAGGGTAGAGCGCTCTTTGAGCGTCTCCTGGGCTTTGTCTTGGTCCTGCCAGAATTCGTTGGCTGAGGTGAGAGTATCAAGCTCTACTGCGCGTGCTTCTTTGCCGGCGATGTCAAAGACGCCTCCCGAGCGTCTCGACACGAGCGTTGAGGTCAATCAGTTTTTCTTTGCTTTCTGCCAACATGTCTGCCTCCGGGGTAAGTTATGTAGATTGTCGATAGTGGCCGTACCCTAGCATGCCGAGCGTCGCCAGCACACAGAGGTAGACGCACACATCGCCGTAGCCGGCGTAAAAGCTGCGTACTTGCGGCCAAGCGAGGTCTTCGAGCAAGGACGCGGTTTCGTACAGCGCGGTCTGGGCTTGGATCTGACCGTCAATGGTGATGACTGCTGAGAACCCGGTGTTGGCTGCCCGCACCAACGGCACGCGATTTTCGATCGCGCGCATGGCCTCCATGACCAGATGCTGGTAGGGCGCCGACGACCGACCGAACCAGGCGTCGTTAGTAATGTTGATCAGCAACTGCGCGCCATTGGTCACAAAGCGGCGTGCGAGGTCGGGGAAAATCCCTTCATAGCAAATCAGCACACCGAACCGGCCTTGGGGAAGCTCGAACACCTTTGCTTCGGTTCCGGTGCCGAAATCGCCGATGCCAACCACCAACTTATCGAGGAAGAAGAGCAAACTGTTGTGGAAGGGAATGTACTCGCCAAACGGGGCGAGCTTGATCTTGTCGTAGAACCCCAGCTCGTCGCCGGTGGCGGATAAAAGATAGGCGCGGTTGAACAGTGTCACTTCGTTGAAGCGCTTCTGTTTCCAGCCCACCGCGCCGAATAAGAGCGGCGTGTGCAGCTCGCGGACGAGGTCGAGGAGGCGCTGTCGATAGGTGAAGTCAGATTGGAAATAGAACGGAAAAGCGGTCTCCGGCCACACGATCAGTTGTGCCCCTTTGGCGGCTGCCTCACGAGAGAGGCGTTCATAGCGGGTGAGGATTTCTTCCTCGAAGGCTTTGTCCCATTTCTGGTCTTGCGCGATGTTACCTTGGAGTAACGCAACACGAAGCCGATGTGCCGGCGGGAGCGCCGCCAACTGCGTGCGTCGCCACGCACCCCAACCAGAAAGAACGAACACGAGCGCGACGGCAGTACCGAGCAGCCGCCACCGATGCGCTGTCGTGGAGGTCAGCAACGTGAAGACGACGAGGTTGCCGAACATGACGAGGGCGGACAGTCCATATACGCCGGTGAACTCGACGAACTGCACGAGGTCGAGAAATGGGTACTGTGAATATCCCACATTAACCCAGGGAAAACCGATGAAGAAAAAGGAACGCAGCCATTCGAGGGCCACCCACAGGGGTGGTCCCAGCACAAGGAGGGAACCGCCGCGCAGTTGGTACCAGCACAGCCCGGCGGCGAAGGCCCCGGTGTACGAGGCGAGAATGGCGCACATCATAAGGAGCAGGACGATTGCAACCACTGTGGGGATGTTGCTGTAGAGCCCGATCGTTTGTACTACCCAGTACACCGTGCACAGGTAGAACCCCATGCCGGCGATCCATCCGTGGACAAAAGCTTGCTTGGGAATGGTGTCTCGAATGCTCCACAGTAATGGGACAAAGGCGACCCAGGCAAGAAGGCTAACATCCGCCTTCGGAAACGCCAGGGCGAGAATGAGCCCACTGAGAAAAGCCGGGGCGAAGCGTGTGACTCGATCCATGAAGAGCAGCACTGTACCTTGCTGAGAAGAAGAGCAAAAGACCGGGAGCTGGTGTTGACGGGGGGCGAGGCCGATCTGAGAGGCGTTCACCTCTGTTTCGCTCTATGCTAAATGCAGACAACGACGAGTAGTTCGGCGTTATGCGAGAGGGAGGGGGGACATGCGCTGCCCGCAATGCCAACATCAGAATAACGACGTGGCCAAGTTCTGCGAAGAATGTGGAGCAAAGCTGATTACTGCCTGTCCACAGTGTGGGCAACAGGTCAGTCCGACGGCAAAGTTTTGCGCCGAGTGCGGCACGGCCGTTTCAGGCAAGGCAAAAGGCAAAAGTCATAGGGCAAAGAGCAAAAGTTCTTCCCCTCCTCCCCAACACCCAGCACCTAACCCCCAACACCCAATTTCCTACACGCCGCGTCATTTAGCCGAGCGCATTTTGGCCGAGCGCGAAGCGATGGAGGCTCGCGGCGCGCTCGACGGCGAACGCAAAACTATCACCGCGCTGTTTGCCGATCTCAAAGGTTCTACTGCCCTCA
Above is a window of Deltaproteobacteria bacterium DNA encoding:
- a CDS encoding TraR/DksA family transcriptional regulator yields the protein MRKAFLKKARDALLAQKQQVHRQLDEEFREGKEGNIDEGMDTYDLASEERTREISLILSDRDRDKLQAIEDALERIEAGSYGICEMCEEEIAPERLEALPFTRLCVSCQGELEKEAKMHRRGDEDRGHRRASLVDLDDENF
- a CDS encoding PAC2 family protein produces the protein MSALIIDELPTLTNPALIVAFAGWNDAGGAATHATQFLAARLQARRFASLDPEEFYNFSELRPQVRLRDGLYREVIWPANEFHYSRSATAQRSLVIGSGIEPHLKWKTYAEAIIDLSRQCGVNLVITLGALLADVAYSRPVRVAGFSSDPAVAAQFQLTPSRYEGPTGIVGVLNDSCRRAGISSLSFWANVPHYISATPNPKAALALVGRLQSFLDFTMDTTELRAATTDFDSKIARAVAENPEMASYVRQLEARDLQEDLAVEPAPKSQEGGGNGHANGKDMEEALQQFLRQRKKKDEE
- the rimO gene encoding 30S ribosomal protein S12 methylthiotransferase RimO; this translates as MNKSVYMVNLGCPKNLVDGEVMLGLMTQEGYTITLDPERAEVLMVNTCSFINEAKEESIDTILELARYKEHAPAKQLIVTGCLAQRYGQELRTSLPEVDVFVGTGEFVRVTEILRQKRSQLDGPTIYIGAAHVLPDHTAPRLTTTPFYTSYLKIAEGCNHKCAFCIIPKIRGLQESRPIDSLVAEATMLVRQGVRELNLIAQDLTAYGRERRDGTTLLGLLRALSKIEGLDWIRLLYCYPNYLDEPLLRYLAEEEKICSYIDIPLQHISDRMLRTMRREKSGDGIRRLLERIRSYVPGIVLRTSFIVGFPGEQEEDFRQLFDFISEAEIDHVGVFQYSQEEGTTAGVMADQIPEEVKHERRRQLMERQARIVRKKHLSQVGTVHQVLVGGQDEQQRTWGRTRGQAPEIDGIVLLDRAQVDIGEMLSVQITGVAGYDLRATPLDAVVRQKILPVDSAHLPL
- a CDS encoding helix-turn-helix domain-containing protein, coding for MEDVASMLKRTREEKGIALKDAATETHVSVGYLQILEGEGDPRLLADALYLIPFLRAYSTFLGLDPAVTVPQFLTAVQKGDPLSLRSATRGRGLFSRSALIVLIVVGIAALSWFWISGQNG
- the prfB gene encoding peptide chain release factor 2, coding for MAGKEARAVELDTLTSANEFWQDQDKAQETLKERSTLTSVISQWKKHLKGLEDARVFLEMAESGDEEAAHEFEQQVDLLEQEVRQAEMQRMLGEEHDPGNAIVSLHPGAGGLEAQDWAEMLLRMYLRWAERKGYKAELADYQPGDGSGVKSATFTVEGPYAYGYLKAEAGIHRLVRISPFDANARRHTSFASIFVYPELDDTVEIDIRPEDLRVDTYRAGGAGGQHVNKTDSAVRLTHLSSGIVVTCQNERSQHKNRSTAMKILRARLYELELEKQKERMEDLHKTKKDIAWGSQIRSYVLHPYRMVKDHRTGVEVGNADAVLDGDLDGFIEAYLLQRIAA
- the lnt gene encoding apolipoprotein N-acyltransferase → MDRVTRFAPAFLSGLILALAFPKADVSLLAWVAFVPLLWSIRDTIPKQAFVHGWIAGMGFYLCTVYWVVQTIGLYSNIPTVVAIVLLLMMCAILASYTGAFAAGLCWYQLRGGSLLVLGPPLWVALEWLRSFFFIGFPWVNVGYSQYPFLDLVQFVEFTGVYGLSALVMFGNLVVFTLLTSTTAHRWRLLGTAVALVFVLSGWGAWRRTQLAALPPAHRLRVALLQGNIAQDQKWDKAFEEEILTRYERLSREAAAKGAQLIVWPETAFPFYFQSDFTYRQRLLDLVRELHTPLLFGAVGWKQKRFNEVTLFNRAYLLSATGDELGFYDKIKLAPFGEYIPFHNSLLFFLDKLVVGIGDFGTGTEAKVFELPQGRFGVLICYEGIFPDLARRFVTNGAQLLINITNDAWFGRSSAPYQHLVMEAMRAIENRVPLVRAANTGFSAVITIDGQIQAQTALYETASLLEDLAWPQVRSFYAGYGDVCVYLCVLATLGMLGYGHYRQST